One Eublepharis macularius isolate TG4126 chromosome 6, MPM_Emac_v1.0, whole genome shotgun sequence DNA segment encodes these proteins:
- the MMS19 gene encoding MMS19 nucleotide excision repair protein homolog isoform X1 gives MMAAGGADVDAGAPGSRLQPWERESAAQEAAEGVKAGTCTILDVVETLGSSLENGDSRIRARGLQMLSEVLLQCYSVLQEKEVTHLVLFSENRLKDHHTVIPFVLQGLKALSMCAALAPGLAVSVLKAIFQEVHVQSLLQLDRHTVYSIITNFMSSRETELKSLGADFTFGFIQVMDGEKDPRNLLVAFQIVRDIIVKGYALGPFAEELFEVTSCYFPIDFTPPPNDPHGIQREDLITSLRAVLTSTPAFAEFLLPLLIEKMDSDIQSAKLDSLQTLNACCMIYGQKELKDFLPSLWSSLRREVFQTASERVETEGLSALRALSTCLSRSVLSSDDEDILESFLRGILQDCRHHLCEPDMKLVWPSAKLLQAAAGASLRAYYRITSSVFPLLVEQYNKHLQSSQRRTILEVLLGFLELRQKWDPEEEDKSPLLCSKGALCSMVFSALVEPNVQLQLVGIRVLTFLGLLQGLLDHLDVARLVDSLAQFILHEEDSQTSLAAMEAAGTLTPFYPEIFSRCLVRKLSEGLHSELQEESSQFQHDRCLQALAAVSTHPSIMKETVPILLQHLQKVPKGSMQAGIHSVVSVCQSLQQVALQCKKNAQNYWYFHQAVVPCLMGLAVQAAMQENTHTVLSQVLLKEDSLSAMVLVISAACMYLSPELAAQSVSKVVPLFLDGELSFLPGNSFPSTFQPFQVGWDGQHPVATQKKLVALLTAFVCALPRNVPIPQQDRLLRELLALSCSCDCPFTATAAAKCFAGLVNKHPAGPQLDELLGAAMNKLEEGLNEGPRRSQALTLLLWVSKALLLRYHPLASRLTDKLLVLLGDTVLGPAAGDGFALLMADSPDVLGKSCHADVRLMFRQRFFTECVPQLVQGFHTASPGVKANYLKGLSHILNHLPKPVLVTELPTLLPLLLEALSCLDRVVQLSTLHCLQPLLLDAPLVVSLHVDTLVGKFLGLTESPAMAIRIAALQCLHALASLPTPVVIPYKPRVIRALAKPLDDKKRLVRKEAVTARGEWFLLGTPGR, from the exons GAGTAAAAGCTGGGACCTGCACCATCTTGGATGTTGTGGAAACCTTGGG ATCCTCACTTGAGAATGGAGACTCTCGAATACGTGCACGGGGCCTTCAGATGCTCTCTGAAGTCCTGCTACAATGCTACTCCGTACTTCAAGAAAAAGAAG TGACCCACCTGGTCTTGTTCTCGGAGAATCGACTGAAAGATCATCATACTGTCATTCCCTTTGTGCTGCAGGGACTCAAAGCTCTG AGTATGTGTGCAGCACTGGCTCCAGGCCTGGCAGTGTCTGTTCTGAAAGCCATCTTCCAGGAGGTTCATGTCCAG TCTCTGCTGCAGTTGGATCGCCATACAGTCTACAGCATCATTACTAACTTCATGAGCAGCCGAGAGACAG AGCTGAAGAGTCTGGGTGCTGATTTCACCTTTGGGTTCATTCAGGTGATGGATGGGGAGAAGGACCCTCGCAACCTGTTAGTTGCCTTTCAGATTGTGCGAGACATCATTGTAAAGGGCTATGCGCTTG GGCCCTTTGCAGAGGAGCTGTTTGAGGTGACATCCTGCTACTTCCCTATTGACTTTACCCCT CCTCCAAATGATCCTCATGGGATCCAGAGAGAAGACTTGATCACCAGCCTGCGGGCAGTGCTAACCTCCACTCCTGCTTTTGCTGAG TTCCTGCTTCCACTTCTTATTGAGAAAATGGATTCTGATATACAAAGTGCCAAGCTGGATTCCCTACAGACACTG AATGCTTGCTGCATGATCTATGGGCAGAAAGAGCTGAAGGATTTTCTACCTAGCCTCTGGTCATCCTTGCGCAGAGAG GTGTTCCAGACAGCAAGCGAGAGGGTTGAAACAGAGGGTCTGTCTGCTTTGCGTGCTCTGTCAACATGTCTGTCCCGCTCAGTGCTCAGCTCAGATGATGAGGACATACTGGAGTCCTTCCTTAGAGGCATTCTGCAGG ATTGCAGGCACCACCTATGCGAGCCTGATATGAAGCTGGTTTGGCCAAGTGCAAAGCTGTTGCAGGCGGCTGCAGGGGCTTCCTTGCGGGCTTATTACCGGATCACGAGCAGCGTATTCCCCTTACTGGTGGAGCAGTATAATAAGCATTTGCAG AGTAGCCAGCGTAGGACAATCTTGGAGGTGCTGCTTGGTTTTTTGGAGCTGCGACAAAAGTGGGACCCTGAGGAGGAAG ACAAGAGTCCTCTGCTTTGTTCCAAAGGTGCTCTGTGCTCCATGGTGTTTTCGGCACTTGTTGAGCCCAATGTGCAGCTGCAGTTGGTTGGGATCCGAGTTTTGACCTTTTTAGGATTATTACAAG GGCTACTGGATCACCTAGATGTGGCTAGACTTGTGGATAGCCTTGCACAGTTCATTCTTCATGAGGAAGATTCCCAGACCAG CttggctgccatggaggctgcAGGCACCCTGACTCCCTTCTATCCAGAGATCTTCAGCAGGTGCTTGGTTCGGAAGCTCTCAGAGGGTCTACACTCAG AATTGCAGGAGGAAAGCTCTCAGTTCCAGCACGACCGTTGCCTGCAGGCCTTAGCAGCAGTGTCCACCCATCCAAGTATAATGAAGGAAACGGTTCCAATccttctccagcatctccagaagGTACCGAAAG GCAGCATGCAAGCAGGTATCCACTCCGTGGTGTCCGTGTGTCAGAGCTTGCAGCAGGTGGCATTGCAGTGCAAGAAAAATGCTCAGAATTACTGGTACTTTCATCAGGCTGTGGTGCCCTGCTTGATGGGTTTAGCTGTGCAGGCTGCTATGCAAG AAAACACCCACACAGTGCTAAGCCAAGTGCTGCTGAAAGAGGACTCCTTATCTGCCATGGTGCTGGTCATCAGTGCTGCTTGTATGTACTTAAGTCCAGA ACTGGCTGCCCAGAGTGTCTCCAAAGTGGTGCCCCTCTTCCTAGATGGAGAACTCTCTTTCCTGCCTGGAAACAGCTTTCCCAGCACTTTCCAGCCCTTCCAGGTGGGTTGG GATGGGCAGCACCCAGTGGCAACCCAGAAAAAGCTTGTTGCTCTGCTCACGGCTTTCGTGTGCGCCTTACCAAGGAAT GTGCCAATTCCCCAGCAGGACCGGTTACTACGAGAACTGCTAGCCCTGAGCTGCTCCTGTGATTGTCCCTTCactgccacagctgctgccaaatGCTTTGCAGGCTTGGTTAACAAGCACCCAGCAG GGCCTCAGTTAGATGAGCTCTTGGGAGCAGCCATGAACAAGTTGGAGGAAGGACTGAACGAGGGACCCCGTAGAAGCCAGGCTCTCACTCTGCTTCTGTGG GTGAGCAAGGCTCTGCTGTTGCGCTATCACCCACTGGCCTCACGCCTGACGGACAAG TTGCTCGTGCTCTTGGGGGACACAGTCCTCGGTCCAGCAGCGGGCGACGGATTTGCCTTGCTCATGGCTGACTCCCCGGATGTGCTAGGCAAGAGTTGCCATGCTGATGTGCGCCTCATGTTCCGCCAGCGGTTCTTCACTGAGTGTGTGCCACAGCTGGTGCAAGGCTTCCACACAGCCTCCCCTG GTGTGAAAGCAAATTACTTGAAAGGCCTCTCTCATATACTCAACCACCTTCCCAAGCCAGTGCTGGTGACAGAGCTGCCTACG CTGCTCCCCCTATTGCTGGAAGCCCTGTCATGTCTTGACCGTGTGGTCCAGCTCTCAACTTTGCACTGTCTACAGCCATTGTTGCTTGATGCACCCCTGGTGGTGAGTCTGCATGTTGACACCCTTGTGGGCAAATTCCTTGGCCTGACGGAGAGCCCAGCCATG GCAATTCGTATTGCTGCCCTTCAGTGCCTCCATGCACTTGCTTCCCTACCCACTCCAGTG GTGATCCCCTACAAGCCACGGGTGATCCGGGCACTGGCTAAACCTTTGGATGACAAAAAGCGGCTGGTTCGGAAAGAAGCTGTGACAGCACGAGGAGAATG GTTTCTACTCGGGACCCCTGGCAGGTGA
- the MMS19 gene encoding MMS19 nucleotide excision repair protein homolog isoform X3, whose amino-acid sequence MLSEVLLQCYSVLQEKEVTHLVLFSENRLKDHHTVIPFVLQGLKALSMCAALAPGLAVSVLKAIFQEVHVQSLLQLDRHTVYSIITNFMSSRETELKSLGADFTFGFIQVMDGEKDPRNLLVAFQIVRDIIVKGYALGPFAEELFEVTSCYFPIDFTPPPNDPHGIQREDLITSLRAVLTSTPAFAEFLLPLLIEKMDSDIQSAKLDSLQTLNACCMIYGQKELKDFLPSLWSSLRREVFQTASERVETEGLSALRALSTCLSRSVLSSDDEDILESFLRGILQDCRHHLCEPDMKLVWPSAKLLQAAAGASLRAYYRITSSVFPLLVEQYNKHLQSSQRRTILEVLLGFLELRQKWDPEEEDKSPLLCSKGALCSMVFSALVEPNVQLQLVGIRVLTFLGLLQGLLDHLDVARLVDSLAQFILHEEDSQTSLAAMEAAGTLTPFYPEIFSRCLVRKLSEGLHSELQEESSQFQHDRCLQALAAVSTHPSIMKETVPILLQHLQKVPKGSMQAGIHSVVSVCQSLQQVALQCKKNAQNYWYFHQAVVPCLMGLAVQAAMQENTHTVLSQVLLKEDSLSAMVLVISAACMYLSPELAAQSVSKVVPLFLDGELSFLPGNSFPSTFQPFQVGWDGQHPVATQKKLVALLTAFVCALPRNVPIPQQDRLLRELLALSCSCDCPFTATAAAKCFAGLVNKHPAGPQLDELLGAAMNKLEEGLNEGPRRSQALTLLLWVSKALLLRYHPLASRLTDKLLVLLGDTVLGPAAGDGFALLMADSPDVLGKSCHADVRLMFRQRFFTECVPQLVQGFHTASPGVKANYLKGLSHILNHLPKPVLVTELPTLLPLLLEALSCLDRVVQLSTLHCLQPLLLDAPLVVSLHVDTLVGKFLGLTESPAMAIRIAALQCLHALASLPTPVVIPYKPRVIRALAKPLDDKKRLVRKEAVTARGEWFLLGTPGR is encoded by the exons ATGCTCTCTGAAGTCCTGCTACAATGCTACTCCGTACTTCAAGAAAAAGAAG TGACCCACCTGGTCTTGTTCTCGGAGAATCGACTGAAAGATCATCATACTGTCATTCCCTTTGTGCTGCAGGGACTCAAAGCTCTG AGTATGTGTGCAGCACTGGCTCCAGGCCTGGCAGTGTCTGTTCTGAAAGCCATCTTCCAGGAGGTTCATGTCCAG TCTCTGCTGCAGTTGGATCGCCATACAGTCTACAGCATCATTACTAACTTCATGAGCAGCCGAGAGACAG AGCTGAAGAGTCTGGGTGCTGATTTCACCTTTGGGTTCATTCAGGTGATGGATGGGGAGAAGGACCCTCGCAACCTGTTAGTTGCCTTTCAGATTGTGCGAGACATCATTGTAAAGGGCTATGCGCTTG GGCCCTTTGCAGAGGAGCTGTTTGAGGTGACATCCTGCTACTTCCCTATTGACTTTACCCCT CCTCCAAATGATCCTCATGGGATCCAGAGAGAAGACTTGATCACCAGCCTGCGGGCAGTGCTAACCTCCACTCCTGCTTTTGCTGAG TTCCTGCTTCCACTTCTTATTGAGAAAATGGATTCTGATATACAAAGTGCCAAGCTGGATTCCCTACAGACACTG AATGCTTGCTGCATGATCTATGGGCAGAAAGAGCTGAAGGATTTTCTACCTAGCCTCTGGTCATCCTTGCGCAGAGAG GTGTTCCAGACAGCAAGCGAGAGGGTTGAAACAGAGGGTCTGTCTGCTTTGCGTGCTCTGTCAACATGTCTGTCCCGCTCAGTGCTCAGCTCAGATGATGAGGACATACTGGAGTCCTTCCTTAGAGGCATTCTGCAGG ATTGCAGGCACCACCTATGCGAGCCTGATATGAAGCTGGTTTGGCCAAGTGCAAAGCTGTTGCAGGCGGCTGCAGGGGCTTCCTTGCGGGCTTATTACCGGATCACGAGCAGCGTATTCCCCTTACTGGTGGAGCAGTATAATAAGCATTTGCAG AGTAGCCAGCGTAGGACAATCTTGGAGGTGCTGCTTGGTTTTTTGGAGCTGCGACAAAAGTGGGACCCTGAGGAGGAAG ACAAGAGTCCTCTGCTTTGTTCCAAAGGTGCTCTGTGCTCCATGGTGTTTTCGGCACTTGTTGAGCCCAATGTGCAGCTGCAGTTGGTTGGGATCCGAGTTTTGACCTTTTTAGGATTATTACAAG GGCTACTGGATCACCTAGATGTGGCTAGACTTGTGGATAGCCTTGCACAGTTCATTCTTCATGAGGAAGATTCCCAGACCAG CttggctgccatggaggctgcAGGCACCCTGACTCCCTTCTATCCAGAGATCTTCAGCAGGTGCTTGGTTCGGAAGCTCTCAGAGGGTCTACACTCAG AATTGCAGGAGGAAAGCTCTCAGTTCCAGCACGACCGTTGCCTGCAGGCCTTAGCAGCAGTGTCCACCCATCCAAGTATAATGAAGGAAACGGTTCCAATccttctccagcatctccagaagGTACCGAAAG GCAGCATGCAAGCAGGTATCCACTCCGTGGTGTCCGTGTGTCAGAGCTTGCAGCAGGTGGCATTGCAGTGCAAGAAAAATGCTCAGAATTACTGGTACTTTCATCAGGCTGTGGTGCCCTGCTTGATGGGTTTAGCTGTGCAGGCTGCTATGCAAG AAAACACCCACACAGTGCTAAGCCAAGTGCTGCTGAAAGAGGACTCCTTATCTGCCATGGTGCTGGTCATCAGTGCTGCTTGTATGTACTTAAGTCCAGA ACTGGCTGCCCAGAGTGTCTCCAAAGTGGTGCCCCTCTTCCTAGATGGAGAACTCTCTTTCCTGCCTGGAAACAGCTTTCCCAGCACTTTCCAGCCCTTCCAGGTGGGTTGG GATGGGCAGCACCCAGTGGCAACCCAGAAAAAGCTTGTTGCTCTGCTCACGGCTTTCGTGTGCGCCTTACCAAGGAAT GTGCCAATTCCCCAGCAGGACCGGTTACTACGAGAACTGCTAGCCCTGAGCTGCTCCTGTGATTGTCCCTTCactgccacagctgctgccaaatGCTTTGCAGGCTTGGTTAACAAGCACCCAGCAG GGCCTCAGTTAGATGAGCTCTTGGGAGCAGCCATGAACAAGTTGGAGGAAGGACTGAACGAGGGACCCCGTAGAAGCCAGGCTCTCACTCTGCTTCTGTGG GTGAGCAAGGCTCTGCTGTTGCGCTATCACCCACTGGCCTCACGCCTGACGGACAAG TTGCTCGTGCTCTTGGGGGACACAGTCCTCGGTCCAGCAGCGGGCGACGGATTTGCCTTGCTCATGGCTGACTCCCCGGATGTGCTAGGCAAGAGTTGCCATGCTGATGTGCGCCTCATGTTCCGCCAGCGGTTCTTCACTGAGTGTGTGCCACAGCTGGTGCAAGGCTTCCACACAGCCTCCCCTG GTGTGAAAGCAAATTACTTGAAAGGCCTCTCTCATATACTCAACCACCTTCCCAAGCCAGTGCTGGTGACAGAGCTGCCTACG CTGCTCCCCCTATTGCTGGAAGCCCTGTCATGTCTTGACCGTGTGGTCCAGCTCTCAACTTTGCACTGTCTACAGCCATTGTTGCTTGATGCACCCCTGGTGGTGAGTCTGCATGTTGACACCCTTGTGGGCAAATTCCTTGGCCTGACGGAGAGCCCAGCCATG GCAATTCGTATTGCTGCCCTTCAGTGCCTCCATGCACTTGCTTCCCTACCCACTCCAGTG GTGATCCCCTACAAGCCACGGGTGATCCGGGCACTGGCTAAACCTTTGGATGACAAAAAGCGGCTGGTTCGGAAAGAAGCTGTGACAGCACGAGGAGAATG GTTTCTACTCGGGACCCCTGGCAGGTGA
- the MMS19 gene encoding MMS19 nucleotide excision repair protein homolog isoform X2 produces the protein MMAAGGADVDAGAPGSRLQPWERESAAQEAAEGVKAGTCTILDVVETLGSSLENGDSRIRARGLQMLSEVLLQCYSVLQEKEVTHLVLFSENRLKDHHTVIPFVLQGLKALSMCAALAPGLAVSVLKAIFQEVHVQSLLQLDRHTVYSIITNFMSSRETELKSLGADFTFGFIQVMDGEKDPRNLLVAFQIVRDIIVKGYALGPFAEELFEVTSCYFPIDFTPPPNDPHGIQREDLITSLRAVLTSTPAFAEFLLPLLIEKMDSDIQSAKLDSLQTLNACCMIYGQKELKDFLPSLWSSLRREVFQTASERVETEGLSALRALSTCLSRSVLSSDDEDILESFLRGILQDCRHHLCEPDMKLVWPSAKLLQAAAGASLRAYYRITSSVFPLLVEQYNKHLQSSQRRTILEVLLGFLELRQKWDPEEEDKSPLLCSKGALCSMVFSALVEPNVQLQLVGIRVLTFLGLLQGLLDHLDVARLVDSLAQFILHEEDSQTSLAAMEAAGTLTPFYPEIFSRCLVRKLSEGLHSELQEESSQFQHDRCLQALAAVSTHPSIMKETVPILLQHLQKVPKGSMQAGIHSVVSVCQSLQQVALQCKKNAQNYWYFHQAVVPCLMGLAVQAAMQENTHTVLSQVLLKEDSLSAMVLVISAACMYLSPELAAQSVSKVVPLFLDGELSFLPGNSFPSTFQPFQDGQHPVATQKKLVALLTAFVCALPRNVPIPQQDRLLRELLALSCSCDCPFTATAAAKCFAGLVNKHPAGPQLDELLGAAMNKLEEGLNEGPRRSQALTLLLWVSKALLLRYHPLASRLTDKLLVLLGDTVLGPAAGDGFALLMADSPDVLGKSCHADVRLMFRQRFFTECVPQLVQGFHTASPGVKANYLKGLSHILNHLPKPVLVTELPTLLPLLLEALSCLDRVVQLSTLHCLQPLLLDAPLVVSLHVDTLVGKFLGLTESPAMAIRIAALQCLHALASLPTPVVIPYKPRVIRALAKPLDDKKRLVRKEAVTARGEWFLLGTPGR, from the exons GAGTAAAAGCTGGGACCTGCACCATCTTGGATGTTGTGGAAACCTTGGG ATCCTCACTTGAGAATGGAGACTCTCGAATACGTGCACGGGGCCTTCAGATGCTCTCTGAAGTCCTGCTACAATGCTACTCCGTACTTCAAGAAAAAGAAG TGACCCACCTGGTCTTGTTCTCGGAGAATCGACTGAAAGATCATCATACTGTCATTCCCTTTGTGCTGCAGGGACTCAAAGCTCTG AGTATGTGTGCAGCACTGGCTCCAGGCCTGGCAGTGTCTGTTCTGAAAGCCATCTTCCAGGAGGTTCATGTCCAG TCTCTGCTGCAGTTGGATCGCCATACAGTCTACAGCATCATTACTAACTTCATGAGCAGCCGAGAGACAG AGCTGAAGAGTCTGGGTGCTGATTTCACCTTTGGGTTCATTCAGGTGATGGATGGGGAGAAGGACCCTCGCAACCTGTTAGTTGCCTTTCAGATTGTGCGAGACATCATTGTAAAGGGCTATGCGCTTG GGCCCTTTGCAGAGGAGCTGTTTGAGGTGACATCCTGCTACTTCCCTATTGACTTTACCCCT CCTCCAAATGATCCTCATGGGATCCAGAGAGAAGACTTGATCACCAGCCTGCGGGCAGTGCTAACCTCCACTCCTGCTTTTGCTGAG TTCCTGCTTCCACTTCTTATTGAGAAAATGGATTCTGATATACAAAGTGCCAAGCTGGATTCCCTACAGACACTG AATGCTTGCTGCATGATCTATGGGCAGAAAGAGCTGAAGGATTTTCTACCTAGCCTCTGGTCATCCTTGCGCAGAGAG GTGTTCCAGACAGCAAGCGAGAGGGTTGAAACAGAGGGTCTGTCTGCTTTGCGTGCTCTGTCAACATGTCTGTCCCGCTCAGTGCTCAGCTCAGATGATGAGGACATACTGGAGTCCTTCCTTAGAGGCATTCTGCAGG ATTGCAGGCACCACCTATGCGAGCCTGATATGAAGCTGGTTTGGCCAAGTGCAAAGCTGTTGCAGGCGGCTGCAGGGGCTTCCTTGCGGGCTTATTACCGGATCACGAGCAGCGTATTCCCCTTACTGGTGGAGCAGTATAATAAGCATTTGCAG AGTAGCCAGCGTAGGACAATCTTGGAGGTGCTGCTTGGTTTTTTGGAGCTGCGACAAAAGTGGGACCCTGAGGAGGAAG ACAAGAGTCCTCTGCTTTGTTCCAAAGGTGCTCTGTGCTCCATGGTGTTTTCGGCACTTGTTGAGCCCAATGTGCAGCTGCAGTTGGTTGGGATCCGAGTTTTGACCTTTTTAGGATTATTACAAG GGCTACTGGATCACCTAGATGTGGCTAGACTTGTGGATAGCCTTGCACAGTTCATTCTTCATGAGGAAGATTCCCAGACCAG CttggctgccatggaggctgcAGGCACCCTGACTCCCTTCTATCCAGAGATCTTCAGCAGGTGCTTGGTTCGGAAGCTCTCAGAGGGTCTACACTCAG AATTGCAGGAGGAAAGCTCTCAGTTCCAGCACGACCGTTGCCTGCAGGCCTTAGCAGCAGTGTCCACCCATCCAAGTATAATGAAGGAAACGGTTCCAATccttctccagcatctccagaagGTACCGAAAG GCAGCATGCAAGCAGGTATCCACTCCGTGGTGTCCGTGTGTCAGAGCTTGCAGCAGGTGGCATTGCAGTGCAAGAAAAATGCTCAGAATTACTGGTACTTTCATCAGGCTGTGGTGCCCTGCTTGATGGGTTTAGCTGTGCAGGCTGCTATGCAAG AAAACACCCACACAGTGCTAAGCCAAGTGCTGCTGAAAGAGGACTCCTTATCTGCCATGGTGCTGGTCATCAGTGCTGCTTGTATGTACTTAAGTCCAGA ACTGGCTGCCCAGAGTGTCTCCAAAGTGGTGCCCCTCTTCCTAGATGGAGAACTCTCTTTCCTGCCTGGAAACAGCTTTCCCAGCACTTTCCAGCCCTTCCAG GATGGGCAGCACCCAGTGGCAACCCAGAAAAAGCTTGTTGCTCTGCTCACGGCTTTCGTGTGCGCCTTACCAAGGAAT GTGCCAATTCCCCAGCAGGACCGGTTACTACGAGAACTGCTAGCCCTGAGCTGCTCCTGTGATTGTCCCTTCactgccacagctgctgccaaatGCTTTGCAGGCTTGGTTAACAAGCACCCAGCAG GGCCTCAGTTAGATGAGCTCTTGGGAGCAGCCATGAACAAGTTGGAGGAAGGACTGAACGAGGGACCCCGTAGAAGCCAGGCTCTCACTCTGCTTCTGTGG GTGAGCAAGGCTCTGCTGTTGCGCTATCACCCACTGGCCTCACGCCTGACGGACAAG TTGCTCGTGCTCTTGGGGGACACAGTCCTCGGTCCAGCAGCGGGCGACGGATTTGCCTTGCTCATGGCTGACTCCCCGGATGTGCTAGGCAAGAGTTGCCATGCTGATGTGCGCCTCATGTTCCGCCAGCGGTTCTTCACTGAGTGTGTGCCACAGCTGGTGCAAGGCTTCCACACAGCCTCCCCTG GTGTGAAAGCAAATTACTTGAAAGGCCTCTCTCATATACTCAACCACCTTCCCAAGCCAGTGCTGGTGACAGAGCTGCCTACG CTGCTCCCCCTATTGCTGGAAGCCCTGTCATGTCTTGACCGTGTGGTCCAGCTCTCAACTTTGCACTGTCTACAGCCATTGTTGCTTGATGCACCCCTGGTGGTGAGTCTGCATGTTGACACCCTTGTGGGCAAATTCCTTGGCCTGACGGAGAGCCCAGCCATG GCAATTCGTATTGCTGCCCTTCAGTGCCTCCATGCACTTGCTTCCCTACCCACTCCAGTG GTGATCCCCTACAAGCCACGGGTGATCCGGGCACTGGCTAAACCTTTGGATGACAAAAAGCGGCTGGTTCGGAAAGAAGCTGTGACAGCACGAGGAGAATG GTTTCTACTCGGGACCCCTGGCAGGTGA